The genomic region ACATATTATACACTTATGTTACATATTATACACTTGTCAGTATCCATTATTATTCAGTTCTATAGAAGATAACTTTGAAGGGTATGTAACTGTATTTAAAAAGTAACATGTGTCCTTCGCCCCTTCCTTCAGTGCGTAATGCCGGAAACCTGGTGCCCCACGCCAACCTGAGTGGTCATGAGGAGATCACCACGGAGCCGGCCGCCCTCGAGCTAGGCTGTGTCATCAACGGCATCAAACATGTTATTGTCTGCGGGCACTCAGACTGTAAGGTAAGCATCTTCAGGAGCTTCCAACATCTGCTGTGAAAATTTATTTCTACATTAATTCTCAACTCACAGTACTAGAACTTGTAATATTTCTGTGTTGAAGAACTCAACTCATGatgtttctctatttcctcttcattgTTGTTCAACTGCTACCCAGTAGATGTAATGCACTATGCTTCCCCTGTCATGACTTTGGTTTGATTGCAGGTGTCAAAGCAGGGATTGTTATGTCATCATTTTTACAACAGGCCATGAACATGCTGCACATGATGCGCAACAGTGACCGCACACTCCAGGAGATGCTGAAACTCTCCCCGCTCAAGGCCTGGCTAGTGCGCCACGGACACTCCTCCATCGTCAAGTTTGCCCAGCTTGAAGTGTCTGACTTCCAGGCTCCATTAGTGTTCCAGGTGATGTAGTGACATGTGCAAGCATATGTGATCTTTTCTTAAATAGAATTTGTTCCTTGCAGTAATTTATATGACAAAGAAAAGTATTTTGCctccttatattattttttcccagTTTGACTTCGTGATTGAACCAAAACTTGATTGATTGCTGAACACTGTAATACATCTCATCCAAACCATCAATATCATGGCTAATGATGTGCCTTGGCTCAACAGGCTGAGACTCCAATGAGGCGGTTTGTGGCCTACATTGACCCAGACAACCGGTTCACAGAGGAGGACAAGCTGTCACAGGTCAACACACTCCAGCAGCTGCAGAACATTGCCAGCTACAACTTCATGCGGGAAGGCCTGTCAAGGGGCCGAGTCTACATTCATGCCCTCTGGTTTGACATTTACACAGGTGACATTTATTACTTCTCACGCCAGCAGAAGATGTTTGTTGACGTCAACGAGTCCAACTTAGAGAAGCTTCTGGATGAGGTCTTGAAGTATTACACCTAATCATATTATATTCTATAGCATCTATTTTGTGTATGTAAATATTTGTATTTCTTAGTGGTGTATATTTGTagtctttttgtattttttgattCTCAGAACAATTTTGATATTGTGCAATAATTATTTTGAATCTTATGTATATATTAGATGTATATGAGTAGGTGACAAATCTGTCTTTTATagagaaaagtaaaatatatatattctggcATAGATATTTATAGAATATTTTCTTCAACTAAAAACATAGAATTATATATGATCACAATCAGCATCACTGTCTTGGTTGTTGCCTCACATTCCATGACATGTGAGGTGCAAGTTGTGTGTGCAGTATTCTTTGGTTTGGGCACAATGCTGAGTCATAATGGAACTAGTGGACAAGTATAATGTCTTGTCTCAGCACAAAGTGATGAGTATGAGTTTAAATACAATGTTGATAACAGAGAATAATTAAGGAATAGAGTTCTGTTGTGTAGAGCCAATGTTAAGTATCAATGGACACGTTGAAATATGTGTGTCCTATCTCAAAATTCAAGtggtttgtatgtttgtgtgtgagagtgtgaatGCATGTGTGCTTGTTTGTGAGCATGTATCTATACACACTATACAGGGAACATTTTAAAAGTATTCCCAGAGTAGACATTCCTCACATGTTTTTGACCAGGCACCTCAGCCAGCCCTTGTCACTGTCTACTCACCAGATCTTGTGAtgcacttcctccccctctcttgtcCTGCTGTGTGAGTCTTGGTGATACAATGGTATTTAAAGTTGCACAAATGTTAAAGGGTATGCATATTTTTATGCTGATATGATTAATTTCCATTTTATTAACTGCATGCTTTTGCAGTCTATTCCTTATACTGAGGAAAGGCTTGTTTGTACCAAGATGTCAGCAAACGTAGAACAGTATAGGTAGCATTATGGCTTGCACAAGTCTATTTACAGTTTTATCACAAATGTTAAAATATAAAATTCAGTACAAAGTTATCTCTGTCAGTGGTGTGGCTTTGTTAAGGAGAGTACAAGGGGCATGTGTGCCCCTCTTGCCAACCTTGGTTTCTGCCAGGTGATCCTTGCACAAAATGTCCATGGAGTTAATTTTACCACATTGTTTAGTGTTCATGCAGCAGCAATGCATTCATTACCACCCTAGTGCCCCTCTGAGCTTCATCCCTCTCAAGTAAAATTCCCATGCCACTCTAGATTAAGGCATATTAACTGCCTTTATATTGGGCTTCCACATGCATCCACCCACAGTTGTGAGTGTGTTGATCTCAAGTGTGACAAACATGACAAAGAGGCTGAGAGAAAGTAGGAGCTGTATTGAATGAAGGTTTCAAGCAGTAACACATTCTGAATACCaaagtttatgagagagagagagagagagagagaatgtatgtgtgtatttagaGGGTATCCATTTAAACTTTGAAGAGCTCAATCCCAGTGccataggttggtattataagacactttcgcttctcacatcacctatttataAATGTCAGAGAGggggtcaattgggttctaatgcgtgtttcttcaggttcatggtacagaagaagggtcaaactacaaccagggtcataaaactactcctgtaaaTACCCACAGCAAATACGCAAGCCttctcaaatatgtgttcttgggcagtgaaatgtcttgtaatacgacccatagtgtTTCATTTATGATCTAAAGAGACAATGCAGTTTGATATTTCTATACTTTACTACCTCAGGGTGTATGTTGCATTGTTTTGTTGCTTTGTAGTCTTATAttgattattttatattttcagtCATCCCTTTTACATGTCTCAGGTCATGTAGCAGctcagcccccccccctcacacacatatacacacactcctTCATCCCTTGTATTGTGTAATGGTGAAGAGGCCTGGGTGGAGAACATGTTATTTGTATATCTGTCTTTATGTTGTTACTGATGGGTTATATTTACATTTCTGGGTGGTAAAACAAATGGAATTGCTTAACAGTGTAGTAGTACGACCCATTAACTAATGAAACCAAACCCAGTAATGTAGCTCTTACAAGTTTATCATACATAATGGTGCCATTATAAATAAACATTCATTCATATCACTAACTTGCTGGCCCAtcccaccactttttttttttcttgactgcCTCCTgtgctttgaaaaaaaaaagtgataggtgTATTCACAACTTTCTACCATCCTTCCAAATATATTAACCCAAAATACATGAGTGCATTTATCTAAACTGTGACAAGTAGGACAAATTTAAGAACCTAATGTGATCTAGCCATCTTACACCCAGGAAATGTAAATTATGACCCATAgttctcattcatttatttctaccTATTTCGTCGCATTGTGTTGTGAGCTTTATGTGTAAGGAATGTACATGACACTTCTTTATCCTGAAGTTTTGACCATCAGTCACATCATGGTCACACATCCAAGGTTACCACTGTCACAATAAAAAGGAGATGTGTAGCTGTTCATTGTTAATTAATTTACCTATCTGCCAGTGTGATTACTAGACCAATTAAAATGACAATaaattacagtagtagtagtagtagtagtatgtagtagtaatagaaagaGCACTACTTTTTTCTTAATAATGTGGTAAAGACTTATTCAATTAAATCTACCTTGATACTGTAATAGAGAGGAGGCATTGAGGAATGGGTATAAGGTGTGTCATACGGCTTGGAAGGTAGTACATATAGGCAACCACTGTAAGTACTGTGCcgtaggaaagcaaaaaaaaaaaaaaaaattgtaggagAGGATTATCACTTTATACTGAGCATATTTACCATAATAAGATAGAGGGGAGGTATAGAAGGGCTAAAGTAAatggatggatagattgatatataCGGTTTgctgtttaccgttgatgaggtttcaggaaTTTACTTTTCGATTATGCGGCCGTGGCGTGTCAGCTATAGAGGTCTTGATCGAGTACCCCTGAATGCGTATCAAGTTTTTAATTAATCCAGTCTGCCCTAAAATATCAACAAACTGAGGGCCAGGTGGTGTGTCTAAGAAAAGTGTAATTGCATGTTTTGGCTTAGAATTATAAGTTTTTAATTGATCAAGTCTGCCCTGATATAACACCAGGTGAGGGTCATGGGGTCGAGGTACGTGGTGTGTTAGTCGAAGAGGAGCGTGACTGCACGTTTTGGCTTAGGAAAATTAATCAAAGTAAGGATTATAGGAAGGAGTTTTTAATTAATCAAGTCTGCCCTGAAATAACAGCAAGGTGATCGAGGGCCCTAAAGCAGTGCGCCATGGCTCGAAGAAGAGTGTGCATGAGTGCATGTTTGTCTTGGGAAAATGAACTAAAGTAAGAATTAGGAAGTTTGCTGATGTCTGATGATTCTGCAGGATGAACTAACtatagattgtatgactgggcggggaaatggcagatggagttcaatgtcgggaagtgcagaGCATTCTAAAAAATAGCGTAGgtataggaacaacccctcacataactattgcttaaatgacacttctTAAGGTACTTCTTCGAGATCCTGACGATACCTAGAGGACATAAAAATCCACAATTCTATCAGCGTCAATTCGAATTCCGCGCTGCTTTTGAGTGTGACGGAATGTTTTGGCTTTGGACTGTATATAGAAAGGAGTTTTTAATTAATCCAGTCTGTCCTGGAACACTTATAGCAAGGTGatcgactgattgattgactgatagtttattAGGTGAGGGCCAGCTAGGTGGTACCACGTATATCAGGTGGCTCGAAGAAGAGTGTGCGACTGAACGTTTTGGCTTTGGACTATAGGAGGAAGTTTTTAATTAATCTAGTCTGCCCTGAAACACTAGCAATTAAGGTGAGGGCC from Eriocheir sinensis breed Jianghai 21 chromosome 36, ASM2467909v1, whole genome shotgun sequence harbors:
- the LOC127007718 gene encoding beta carbonic anhydrase 1-like → MGMNRILQGIMRYRNTYRESMVKQFEVVRDDPHPKAVFFTCIDSRMLPTRFTQTNVGDMFIVRNAGNLVPHANLSGHEEITTEPAALELGCVINGIKHVIVCGHSDCKAMNMLHMMRNSDRTLQEMLKLSPLKAWLVRHGHSSIVKFAQLEVSDFQAPLVFQAETPMRRFVAYIDPDNRFTEEDKLSQVNTLQQLQNIASYNFMREGLSRGRVYIHALWFDIYTGDIYYFSRQQKMFVDVNESNLEKLLDEVLKYYT